In Canis lupus dingo isolate Sandy chromosome 27, ASM325472v2, whole genome shotgun sequence, one genomic interval encodes:
- the GDF3 gene encoding growth/differentiation factor 3: MIPSRTVLALRLLLTVALAQTFQFQEHVFLQFLGLDKVPSPQKFQPVPSILKKIFQDQEAAAINGDSQDVCYIKDLGISGNILRLLLDKGLFLYSKKRPQASSCLQKFLYFNLSAIKDKELLTMAQLGLDLGPNTYYKPGPELELALSLVQEPHGWGQSIPKPGKMLVLQSVPWPRGVVHFNLLDVAKDWNNNPRKNLGLLLEILVKGNRDFVVNFQLQDTCARLRQSLHASLLVVTLNPEQCHPSSRKRREAILFPKASCQNLCHRHQLFINFQDLGWHKWIIAPKGFMANYCHGDCPFSLTTSLNSSNYAFMQALMHAVDPEIPQAVCIPTKLSPISMLYQDNDDNVILRHYEDMVVDECGCG; the protein is encoded by the exons ATGATTCCTTCCCGGACTGTCTTGGCTCTCCGCCTCCTGTTAACTGTGGCTTTGGCCCAAACATTCCAATTTCAAGAACAtgtctttctccaatttctgGGCTTAGACAAAGTGCCTTCACCCCAGAAGTTCCAACCTGTGCCTTCTATCTTGAAGAAAATTTTCCAGGATCAAGAGGCAGCAGCGATCAATGGGGACTCCCAAGATGTATGCTACATAAAGGATCTTGGTATCAGTGGGAACATACTCCGACTTCTCCTGGATAAAG GTCTCTTTCTTTACTCCAAGAAACGTCCCCAAGCCTCCTCTTGCCTCCAGAAATTCCTCTACTTTAACCTCTCTGCCATTAAAGATAAGGAGCTGTTAACAATGGCCCAACTGGGCCTGGATTTGGGGCCCAACACTTACTATAAGCCAGGACCGGAACTGGAGTTGGCTCTGTCCCTGGTTCAGGAGCCTCACGGGTGGGGCCAGTCCATCCCTAAACCAGGTAAAATGCTTGTATTACAGTCAGTACCATGGCCTCGAGGTGTCGTCCACTTCAACCTGCTGGATGTGGCTAAGGATTGGAATAACAACCCCAGGAAAAACTTAGGTTTGTTGCTAGAAATACTGGTGAAAGGAAACAGAGACTTTGTGGTGAATTTTCAGCTTCAGGACACCTGTGCCAGACTGAGACAGTCCCTTCATGCTTCCCTGCTGGTGGTGACTCTCAACCCTGAGCAGTGCCACCCTTCTTCCCGGAAAAGGAGGGAAGCCATCCTTTTCCCTAAGGCTTCTTGCCAGAACCTCTGCCATCGTCACCAGCTATTCATCAACTTCCAGGACTTAGGTTGGCACAAGTGGATTATTGCTCCCAAAGGGTTCATGGCAAACTACTGCCATGGAGATTGTCCTTTCTCACTGACCACCTCCCTCAACAGCTCCAATTATGCGTTCATGCAAGCCCTGATGCATGCGGTTGACCCAGAGATCCCCCAGGCTGTCTGTATCCCCACCAAGCTGTCCCCCATTTCCATGCTCTATCAGGACAATGATGACAATGTCATTTTACGACATTATGAAGACATGGTGGTTGACGAATGTGGATGTGGGTAG